Below is a genomic region from Granulicella sp. L56.
CTCCAAAGCTCATCCGAAATCCTCCATCGTTTGTTCGGTAGCCTCCGTCTACAAACCAACATCCGTGCGTGGGCTTGTTTGCGACGGTTCGGCTCTGGAGAGATCCTATGCAACTTGTAACAGAAGTAAGTAACGCCAGCAGCACATGGATAGAAGCAAAGAGCCAATCCGGCGCGGGCTCGAGAACGCCTGAGGAACTCGCCAACATCGTCGTGCAGTTCGCATCCTCGGATCAATGGACGGATCGAGTGCGGCTTCGCACCAAACATCGCTGGTATGAGCGGCTGTATCACGGCCCGGATCACGACATCTGGGTGATCAGCTGGCTGCCCGGGCAATCCACCGGATTCCACGATCACGGTGAATCCTCCGGAGCCTTCATCGTTGCGACCGGTGTTCTTGAGGAGCATCGTCCTGGTGAGCACCCCTTTGTGATACCTCCGGGCCAGCCGCGCGCATTCGGTCCCGATTACGCGCATGACGTTCGTAATGTCTCCCTCGCGCCGGCCGTGAGCATTCACGCATATTCGCCCCCGCTCACCGATATGAACGAGTATGAGCTGGATGGGAATCAACTGGTTCCGCGCGAACGAGCGCCTGAGCGGGCGGAGACGCTCGATCAGGAATGGCACGCGCAGAAACTTGCAAATCTAACCGGTGTCCGGAGCATTGAACAAATGCTTTCAGGGGCACGTGCCCGGCTGAGACGACTATCGCCGGATGAAGTCTACGAGGCGGTATCAAAGACAAAGGCGATCCTCGTCGATATCCGTCCGGACAGCCAGCGTGCGATCGAGGGTAGTATTCCAGGCGCGTTGATCGTCGAGCGTAACGTGCTCGAATGGCGGTTCGACCCGACATCCAGCTCGCGGCTACCGCTCGCGACCGATCATGATATCCAGGTGATTGTGTTCTGTTCCGAAGGCTATACCTCAAGCTTGGCGGCAGCAGCTCTGCAGTATCTCGGACTTTGGCGCGCGACGGACATCGTTGGTGGATTTCATGCATGGCGAGGAACCGGTCTACCGATTGTGCCGCCAACCAAGGTTTCCTAGAACTGGGCCCGTGATGCGCTACATCCTGGAGACGGATCATTTTTGATTCGATTATTTGCGGTGTCTAAGTTACGGAAGTCCACCAGAACTAGAGAGTATTTATGGCGAAACCAGTAAATATTGACAGCAAGACTGATCTAGGTCGGAAGGCCTTCTCAATCGGGCAGAGAACACTCCCGTTGACGATGTCATTTATCTTTCTCTTGTCTGCATTGACCTACGCGCAACCACCTGGCAAGACTCTCATTGTCGTCGCGCATCCTGATGACGAATACTACTTTGCAGCGACGGTTTATAGGATGGCGGTGCAGTTGAAAGGTACCGTCGATGAACTAGTGATAACCAACGGAGAGGGAGGATTTCACTATTCCACATTGGCAGAACCTTTTTATGGTGAGACTTTGACAACCGAAGAGTCGGGGCGAAGAGAGCTCCCGGCGATCCGCCGAGAAGAGACTCTAAGAGCAGGGAAGATACTGGGGATCCGGGATCATTTCTTCCTTGAACAGAAAGATCAAGCCTTTACAACCGATCGGGACTCAGGGCTTAAACATCTTTGGGACTCCACATACATTCAACAAACAATCGCAGATCTCATCAGAGGACAGCACTATCAGTATGTCTTTACGATCTTGCCGCGTTCTACCACGCATGGGCATCACCAGGCGGCCACTGCGCTCGCGGAGCGCGCGGTTGAATCCTTACCAGTAGATCTCCGTCCGGTCGTACTAGGCTTCGACACAGATTCGAGCGAATATGTGCCCGCTGCTGGATTTGTGGAAGCTAAAGGATGGGAACCAGGATATGCCTTTGCTTTCGACAGAAATACCCACTTCGGGTTTCACGACGCTTTGACTTTTCAAGTCATCGTCAGTTGGATGATCACGGAACATAAATCGCAGGGCCTTCTTCAAACAATGCATAACAAAGACGCAAAGGAATTCATCTGGGTACACCTTGACGATTCTCCCCTGACGTTGAGTGCTACATCATTACTATTTCAGCATCTGGCTCCGGGTTAGTATCCTATATGTTCTCGAAATGCTCCCTTACAACGGGCTTTTACATAATGCAGTCAATCGCGAGTTCAGATCCGTGAGGGCTATCTTAGCTGCATGAAATCCGCACATTCCGTGGACGCCGCACCTGGGGCGTAGATGCTCCGCAAAGGTGGCCCGGACGCGAGGTGCGGTACAGCGAACGTGTAGGACGAAAGAGGAAGCTGACGAACATTCATTGCCCGCCCAAAATGTCCCCCCAACCAAGTTGGGATTCCAACTCTCCAAAACTTTAGGTGGAGAGATGGACCGGGACAGAATGCAGAACACGATGGATCCCTTTTCATTTGTGCTTCAGTGACGAAGGTCCCGATCCCGGTCCGAATCCCGTCGGTCAGAAAGAACCGAGGGCAGCATCCAGCCACAGCAGGCGAAGGAATATTATCTCAATCCAACCGGAGCGAATTGAGACGAGATTCCACGCCAAGGGTGTATCGGCGTGGCCGATCTCTATCGAACGAATCAAAAACTCGCAAGATATTTACACCCGCGCCGTCGATCAACAAAAGCGAAAAGCGAGCCTGAAAGTCGTTGAATTGGCGCTGCCGCTGAAAATCCAAAAACTTCAGCACCCTCGGAAGGTTCTCCGGCGATTCGCCGGTGTCAGTAATTGTCTGTAGATAAAGGGGTTGTTGGTGGACCTGATCGGGATCGAACCGATGACCTCTTCCATGCCATTTCTCAGATGAATTGTAAGTTAATGACTTTTGGAGGCCTCCGTCGCCCCGTAAGCCCCAAAAGCGCCCTTGGAACAGCTTATTGCTCCCTTATTGCTCCCAAAACCTGAGTCATTGCTCCCACGAGTTAAGCCCTTGATTTTGACGTATAGGGCTCGGGACAGCGAAATGGAAGCGGCATCGGTGTGACCCACAGATAAAAGCATCATGCTAGCCCATTGATAAAGAGCAGCGCGATTTAGGAAGCCGCTCGCTCGGCGGACGCTATGTGAGCTTAGAGGTGCATTTTCCAATGCTCAGGGAATCTCGTCTGGTTTCATAATTAGGCTGGTTTCGACCGTATTATAGCCGCATAACGGTCGTCGTTGAGTTCCAGCTCAGTCGCCACTTTGCCGCATGCCCGATCTTTATGAGAGGAGCGGGTCGCCCCTAAATCAATCGTAATCGGTGACATATTACACGGCAATCCAAAGGCGCAAGTTATTTATTTTCAATAAATAATGCCTACGACAATGTCACTTGTCGTTGGCGATCTCTGTGCTAGCCTGAAACTGTCAATTTTGCAGCAATTGCTGCAAAATTAGGTGCTGCGACCCAAGGAACGCCACAGGAGACATCGGATGCCGTGTAGACAAACCCAGCTCCCCCCCTTTATCGGAAAAATACCGTCTGGAGTACGTTGTGGCTGAACTAACCGCTCTGCCCTCCGGTTACCCGGCACTCCTGGAAGAGTTGAAGGTCAGAATTCGAGCTGCGCAGTTGCGCGCCGCTCTGACCCTTAATCAGGAGACCATCCTACTCTACTGGTCCATTGGGCAAGACCTCTCCTCCCGCTTTGCGGCTGAGGGGTGGGGAACAAAGGTGGTAGACCGGCTGGCGAAGGATCTCGGGACGGAGTTTCCGGGGGTGGAGGGCTTCAGTCTCCGCAATCTTCGCTACATGCGTTCCTTTGCCGAAGCCTGGCCCGATTCCAAAATTTTGCAGCTTGCTGCAAAATTGCCTTGGGGTCACCATATGGTCCTGCTCGACCGGCTCAAGGATGGGCAGAGCCGAGACTGGTATCTACGCGCCTCCATCGAGTATGGCTGGAGCCGAAATGTGCTGACTCACCAGATTTCAACACAGCTGCGGGAGAGGGAAGGGAAGGCTCTGACCAACTTCGCTCGGACCCTGCCGGAGCCGGATTCCGACCTTACCCAGCAGATTCAAAGATCCCTATTCGTTCGAGTTTCTTACCCTGAGTTCCACCGCGAAAGAACGGGAGCTCGAGCGCGGGCTCCTCAAACATCTTCGCGACCTTCTATTGGAGCTGGGCCGCGGATTCTCCTTCGTCGGCAGCCAGGTGCCGTTGGAGATTGGCGGTGAGACCTTCTATATTGATCTGCTCTTCTATCATCTTCGGCTGCACTGTTACTTCGTGATCGAGTTGAAGACGGGAAAGTTCAAACCCGAATGGGCGGGCAAACTCAACTTCTACCTGTCTGCGGTGGACGATCTGTTCCGCAACGGGCCGGATGCCGCGACCATCGGTCTGCTTCTCTGTGAGACACACAACAGCGCCGTGGCCGAATATGCTCTCCGCGACATAGCGAAGCCGATCGGCGTATCCACCTACCGGGTGACCAGAGAACTGCCGGCGCCGGTCCGGGATGAACTTCCGACGGTGGAGGATCTGCAGGAAGTGGTCGCAAAACTCCGCTCAGAGATGGAAAAGCTGCGGCAGGAGGAGCGGGATGAATAGTTGCGTCTCGATGATTGCCGAAAATCGAATTGTTGCCACGTCGTGGCGCCCATTGTGCAGCAGCTTGTTGCACAATGGGCGTCTCGCGAGTGATAGAGAGGTCGGCAGGCAATGAGTACTTCTCTGGTTCAAGTTGAAATGCCGCCCATAGAGCCACCTTTCGCCCTCACGCCAGCCCAGACTATTTTGCGGAAGATGGTTCTCGACTCTGTAAAATCCATCCACTCCAAGCGCAACTACGCGAAAGCGCTCGATGATCTGTTTGCCTTCTGTGCCAGCCGACCTCTCTCGCGTGCGCTACTGATGGAGTACCGGACGACTATGGACCATCTCTCTCCATCGACCGTCAACGTTCGCCTGTCAGCAATACGGAAGCTGGTCGGCGAAGCGCAGCGCAATGGGATGATAGGTCTCGAAGAAGCCACTAATCTCACGGACGTTCCCAATGTCCCGCAGAAGGGAACTCGGCTGGGTAACTGGCTCACCCGCGAACAGGCGAAGGAGCTTCTGACGGTACCCGATCGCTCTAAGCTCAAGGGAAAGCGGGACTACGTCATCATCGCGCTCCTGGTGGGCTGCGCTCTGCGCCGGCGGGAGTTAGCAACGCTTAACATCGATGATATTCAGCTTCGGGAACGAAGGTGGGTGATCATCGATCTCCGCGGCAAAGGCGGACGCATCCGAACGGTAGCGGTACCAATCTGGGTAAAGCAGGGAATCGATGCCTGGATTTCGGCCGCGAAGATAGAGAAGGGCAGACTGCTTCGTCGGCTTTCGAAATCGGGAAAGATCGTTGGTGAAGAATTGGGAGACTGGGCTATCTGGTCGGTAGTTGAACAGTCATCGAAGCAAATTGGGATTGAGCATTTCGGCGCTCACGACCTCCGCCGAACCTGCGCCAAGCTCTGTAGAAAAAGCGGTGGGGATCTGGAGCAGATCAAATTCCTGCTCGGTCATTCATCGATTCAGACCACCGAACGCTATCTTGGTTCGGAGCAGGATATAGAGATCGCGGTCAATGATAATCTTGGGCTCTAGTGGTGAAGATAACTGCGTTTGACGCCAGCCATATACCCTTCTGCAGTCGCTTCATAATGGCTGCGATATAGTTGCGATATCCGATATCGCAACCGAGATCAGCGGGACAGGCTAGAATGTCGTTTTTGCTTGCTTGGGCAGTCCTTTTCAGCCATTCTGAGTAATAACTTTGGCGGAACCTCATCCACCTCTACAATGTAGCTTGAGGAATTATCTGGCGTAGCGATTGTGCCAGTATTTGTCGCTCCGTCACTAGGTGCCTGAGTGTAGCTTCGCTCTTTTATATGGCGTAAGTTTTGCGCGGTAAATGGCGCATTTCCGGGGCAAGTGGCAGTAGGATACCTTTGCCGCTATCTTTTATCGCGAGAGAAACGAATGTGACTTGGTATAAGTTGCTCATTTATAGTGGCTTAAATAGGCAAATTGGAGAATTAAGCCAGACGCGCTGGTGGGGAGCTCACGCCAAATAGTCTGCAAACATTTACGCCATATAATTTGCAAAACAACACTATTTGGCGTAACGCGTGATTTGAGGTGGCAAGCGCAAAATTGCGATAGTGGCTGTTCATCGCTTAAGTCTATGATTGCGCACGACAGATGCAGGCTTTCTACTTAAGGCTCGTTCGATCAAGGTCAGAACGAAATGCCAAAACTTACGCCAAATAGCTCTGAAAGACTACGCCAAATAACTCTGAAAATGACAGGCATGGCCATGGAACTTGCTTGGTTCTTCCCAAACGGTAACCGGAAGGATTCAAGGACGTGTCGTGCGAAGGGCTTTGGAAATTGGGTGTCCGGTTTCCCAAAGGCAGCTGAATTCGTCCAAGAAATCCTTCCCCGCATGTGATCCCACGCTGTCGACTGAGAACGAACTCTTCGTAAAGGGCAGCGGCTTCACCGAACCCTGATAGCGGATATGACTATGCAACACGGCATCATCAAGAATCAAACCTCGAAATGAGCGCTGCACCGAGTACGTGCGGCAGTGTGCATCAGGGTCCAAGCCGGCCTTGCTGAGTATCTCCCAGGCATGCTCTATGGAAAGTCGGAGTTGCTCTCCAAAATCAATATCTTGATGTGCCGAAGAGATAACGTGAGGATCCGCATCGGGATCAAGAAACAGGCAGCGAAATTCGAAGCCTTTCTTGATCCGGTCCGGCAATGACACGAGGAAATCTAAGTGATCTTTATCGAAAAGCTTCCGATTTTTTCGGCCAAAAATGAGAAGGCGCTTCTTCGCTATGGAACTGGCCGCCTCATAAAGGGCGTGACTCTCAAATCCTTTTTCGAAGTGCACGGTGGTCAACCAGACAGGCTTAGAAAACTCGTCTTGCTTCCTTGCGAATGCCTTCAACACAGACGGAATCGCTACCGCACCTAGCGGCGTTTCTTCGATTTTCTTGATTTCAAGTCGAAGCTTCGGCCAGTATTTATCGAATCTGTCATCCACATATTTGATTGGGTCGGCGCCTTTACCCACGGCCGAGTTCAGGGTGGTGATGAGCTTGCGGATACCTGCTTTGCTGGTATCTGTTCCCTGAAATTGCTGAAGCGGACCTAACAGTTCGGGAACGCCGAGGAACAAAGGACAGATCTTCGCGGTGTCTCGCATCGCGCCCAGAATGACACCCGCTTCAAATGAGAGCCAAGCTGAATCGGCATTCTCAGGAGTGACACAGACCACCCCAAACCTACACTGAAGCAGTGATGTCCCAATGGAGCTATACCAAGGCGTCCCAATAGGGATGTCATCTGCGGACATCCAGAAGTTCACATTAGGCAGTACCAGAGGTATCCAATCAACGAGTGCCTGACCCAACACCTGGCTTCGTTTTTGAGACCAGCTGACGAAAATCTTTAGGCGCATGAAATCTCAGTCCCCTCCACCGATCTGGTCGAACACTAAAGCGAGCTTCTCGGATAATGGCGCGTAATGCGTCATGAACTTCTGGCATGGTAGGATATCCGCTCGAAGAACGCATCCGAAATTATAGAGGATACGGCGCCCTTGCCTGACTCACCAATTGTCGTTCGCGGCTGGATCACGCCCGCAGTACGTTGGGTGGTCTCATTCTGCTCGTCAGGTGGGCGTCTTATCCTCCCCAAAGCCGAGCTTCCTCAGTCGAGTTCTTCATCTGACTTTGCTGCGTCGGAACGCCGAGCAAAATGGGTCGATACTTTCGTATTTGGGTGTTTATCGCTGGAGTGTCTGGCACTTCTGCTGGAGGCGTCAAGCGCTGGCGCAGCTTTGAAGTGGACTGCGATGCTACTCGTCTCTTGGCGAATCGTGGACGTGGTTGCAGCCGATATCAAGATGTGCATCTTCGATCCCTTCGATCAAGCTGTACGACTCGGACAAAACCAAAAACGGTACGTGTCGACGACACCAACCCGCGTCATCCTTCTTGGCATTCTCAACTACATCGAGTTGCTCGTGAGTTTTGCGTGCATTTACTGTTTTGACAACAAATTGATCGCCCAGACCAGCACAACCATCGGGTGGGAGACTGGCAGCCTGGGAGTTTTGGAACGAGCTCTTCATCTCAGCATCGTCACTCAACTGACCATCGGCTTCGGTGATCTTGCTCCTACGGGCTGGCTTCGTCCGGTGGTGTGGCTTCAGGGCGGTTCAGGCCTGGCACTCATAGCACTGTTCATTACTCGATATCTTTCCATGCTCCCCGTAGTCCCCTAGTACCCGGAAGCCAAGCCTCGCTGGCATTCGTAATAGCTAGGCTCACGGCGACGCATTTGACGGCTTTCCTTACGCCGGTCTGTTGGAGGTGCTTTGTGCCCTGATCGCTTACGCGTATCGCGATATGATCCCCCGGAGTAGAGTGGAGGGTTTGTTTCTATATGAACTGATGCCCTTAGCGGAATCCTTTGACACGATAATCGTGCATTGCATAAATGGCAGTAAAAAACCTTAGTTAAGGACGACCGACCAAAATGAACGACCCGAAAGGCTCAGTCTGGCGCAAATGGGATTTACACGTCCACACCCCCGCATCGTTGATTCATCACTACGACGGAACTGATCCGTGGCCACAGTTCCTGAATGAACTGGCTAATCTTCCGCCGGAATTTAAGGTCATTGGGATCAATGACTACATGCTTTTAGATGGCTACAAGCGGATTCTGGCTGAGAAAGCGGCGGGAAAGCTCACCAATATCGATCTGTTTCTCCCATTTATCGAATTCAGATTGGATAAGTTAGGCGGAAGCCAGAACCACCTGAGCCGCGTTAATTAGGGGACACCTCAAGAAACGGAAATTTATGTACGCTAAGGCGCGCCAGACGCGCTGGTGAGGAGCTCCCGCCAAATAGTCTGCAAACATTTACGCCATATCGTCCTCGTGTTACCAGAATTGACCCCCCAGATGAGATTAAGAACAGGTTCTTGTCATAAGCGCCATCTCCGCCGACGTCAAGAAGGCCGGAATTGTTTAGTTCAACACTCGTGACTGCAATCGGTCTGCAACTGTTCGTCCCGCCTGGAGTGGCATGAATTTCGCTGCTATCTATTTCAACAATTGCGCCCCGCTCTGCCACGAGTGTGTCAGCCGTATCTTGATTCGTTAAAGCTATCCTGCTGAGGTAGAAACGGCGTTGTCCATATCAGCGACACTTCAATCGACAGCGATGGCGACGACCTGATGCTATCCGGAGGGTCCGCCAACATTGAAGCGTGTACGTTTTCTGCTCGTTTGTACGCAATCACTGCTGACGAAACTCACGCAGTTTCCTGTCGTGTGCATGGGCAGAGGAACGTAAATTTTCCGGAGTCTTTGCGTAGCCAGCTTCGTCACCGTAACCAATCGTAATGTATTTCGACATGAACTCCCCCTTTCCTTCTTGGACGCTGTGTCCTGTGTTGCTGTTCTGCCTACTGTCATTTTGATTTGAGGCAATCTCGAAGACAGCGGTTTTCAGTAATGGCTCCAGACATCGCCAAGGTCGATGCCAATCGTCATCTCAACCTTGGCCTGCCTGTATGGAACTTCAGCAATGAGGTGTTGCGCTGGCTTCTTCATGGGAGCAGTCTGCTCCCCCTGCGGAGGACCTGCTCATCCCATTTATCGGGACCAATTCAACCTCGTAGGCGCACAAATTCCGAGTTGGCCCCCTTCCCAAACAGGATAAACTGGTTTTCACAGACCGAGTTGACACGCGTTATACGGTTATCTGGAGATTAAGAATGCCAGTCGTCGGAACATGCCCTTTGTGTCAAACCGAGAACGTTCTCCTCTGCCGGTCCCATTTGGAGTTCCCTCGGTTTGTCTATAAGGCACTTCGCGACGAGAACAACGCACTTAACAAGAATCCAATTCATATCACCCGTGAGGGCGTTGAGCAGACACAGCGGCAAAATTGGCGTCATCTGCTGTGCAGGATGTGCGAGAACGAGCGCTTTAACGGGCTTGGCGAAAGACACGTTGCAAGAATCAGTCTAAAAACCGACGGGAGCTTCCCGTTGATGGACATGATCCGCGATCGGCTCCAGAAGAGCGATGGGCGAACGCGATATTACGATGCGACCGACACAGCTGTTCCCCATCAGCAGTTGGTCTACTTTGCCTTGTCAATGCTTTGGCGATCGATCTTCATTCATGAGCGTGAGAGACCGATCCGTCTTGGCCCCTACGAAGAATCGATTCGTGAATACCTCCTAGGCGGACCTCCGCCGCAGGATGTATCCATACACGTTATCGTCCGGAACACCTCACCCCTCACTCAGACATCGCACAGCATGTATCTCAGAGCAAAAGGACTGGTCGGGCGTGTC
It encodes:
- a CDS encoding rhodanese-like domain-containing protein yields the protein MQLVTEVSNASSTWIEAKSQSGAGSRTPEELANIVVQFASSDQWTDRVRLRTKHRWYERLYHGPDHDIWVISWLPGQSTGFHDHGESSGAFIVATGVLEEHRPGEHPFVIPPGQPRAFGPDYAHDVRNVSLAPAVSIHAYSPPLTDMNEYELDGNQLVPRERAPERAETLDQEWHAQKLANLTGVRSIEQMLSGARARLRRLSPDEVYEAVSKTKAILVDIRPDSQRAIEGSIPGALIVERNVLEWRFDPTSSSRLPLATDHDIQVIVFCSEGYTSSLAAAALQYLGLWRATDIVGGFHAWRGTGLPIVPPTKVS
- a CDS encoding PIG-L family deacetylase; translated protein: MAKPVNIDSKTDLGRKAFSIGQRTLPLTMSFIFLLSALTYAQPPGKTLIVVAHPDDEYYFAATVYRMAVQLKGTVDELVITNGEGGFHYSTLAEPFYGETLTTEESGRRELPAIRREETLRAGKILGIRDHFFLEQKDQAFTTDRDSGLKHLWDSTYIQQTIADLIRGQHYQYVFTILPRSTTHGHHQAATALAERAVESLPVDLRPVVLGFDTDSSEYVPAAGFVEAKGWEPGYAFAFDRNTHFGFHDALTFQVIVSWMITEHKSQGLLQTMHNKDAKEFIWVHLDDSPLTLSATSLLFQHLAPG
- a CDS encoding PDDEXK nuclease domain-containing protein; protein product: MSSTAKERELERGLLKHLRDLLLELGRGFSFVGSQVPLEIGGETFYIDLLFYHLRLHCYFVIELKTGKFKPEWAGKLNFYLSAVDDLFRNGPDAATIGLLLCETHNSAVAEYALRDIAKPIGVSTYRVTRELPAPVRDELPTVEDLQEVVAKLRSEMEKLRQEERDE
- a CDS encoding site-specific integrase is translated as MSTSLVQVEMPPIEPPFALTPAQTILRKMVLDSVKSIHSKRNYAKALDDLFAFCASRPLSRALLMEYRTTMDHLSPSTVNVRLSAIRKLVGEAQRNGMIGLEEATNLTDVPNVPQKGTRLGNWLTREQAKELLTVPDRSKLKGKRDYVIIALLVGCALRRRELATLNIDDIQLRERRWVIIDLRGKGGRIRTVAVPIWVKQGIDAWISAAKIEKGRLLRRLSKSGKIVGEELGDWAIWSVVEQSSKQIGIEHFGAHDLRRTCAKLCRKSGGDLEQIKFLLGHSSIQTTERYLGSEQDIEIAVNDNLGL
- a CDS encoding toll/interleukin-1 receptor domain-containing protein, whose amino-acid sequence is MRLKIFVSWSQKRSQVLGQALVDWIPLVLPNVNFWMSADDIPIGTPWYSSIGTSLLQCRFGVVCVTPENADSAWLSFEAGVILGAMRDTAKICPLFLGVPELLGPLQQFQGTDTSKAGIRKLITTLNSAVGKGADPIKYVDDRFDKYWPKLRLEIKKIEETPLGAVAIPSVLKAFARKQDEFSKPVWLTTVHFEKGFESHALYEAASSIAKKRLLIFGRKNRKLFDKDHLDFLVSLPDRIKKGFEFRCLFLDPDADPHVISSAHQDIDFGEQLRLSIEHAWEILSKAGLDPDAHCRTYSVQRSFRGLILDDAVLHSHIRYQGSVKPLPFTKSSFSVDSVGSHAGKDFLDEFSCLWETGHPISKALRTTRP
- a CDS encoding ion channel → MPDSPIVVRGWITPAVRWVVSFCSSGGRLILPKAELPQSSSSSDFAASERRAKWVDTFVFGCLSLECLALLLEASSAGAALKWTAMLLVSWRIVDVVAADIKMCIFDPFDQAVRLGQNQKRYVSTTPTRVILLGILNYIELLVSFACIYCFDNKLIAQTSTTIGWETGSLGVLERALHLSIVTQLTIGFGDLAPTGWLRPVVWLQGGSGLALIALFITRYLSMLPVVP